Proteins from a single region of Neodiprion virginianus isolate iyNeoVirg1 chromosome 4, iyNeoVirg1.1, whole genome shotgun sequence:
- the LOC124302111 gene encoding protein ELYS isoform X2, producing the protein MKELEHTRCEVRKIIEIQASIWDSLNPSDGDEFGQSAGSPASRGSDIPRGGFLEDANHAWLSNGSRLVVINTKTGENISSWTFCQKVTAVAQFPTQPGDVLLLLVGLDNGANRAKDSAGMLCIFDCSTSRVLRSIRMPAGVEQVCVMNGGAEWEDFNEKRTHGMLSNSSGIACVALRNLYHIVLDLRRVLWDGDVSYLTTNELSPADIELSEDRYSLSSRQRCDRGKHRAYNLLNPGIEDFIRFNREEFESSPLYDENFTTTLIYAKKIGCVISGCLGRVIIWQNDGSIGWISASAKNSMAISHLALLEPADDPRPFYYLWVAYQEETFETAPILKMYALLIERSYCDKETNLHFKIEGEPSLKFDLQLEPVDRITNLVSIERMNNCEQSEPNNKKGDASLLLIGLSGKALLFDLNQWYREHLPRNIHNCQNPNTFLCYYQMKSETLNIADDMVLSCAYSPLTLREFPNNGGNSLDELFYPKSLCLDWVELTNNHLRIWMTRGLQWELLRDMAIAGPSILIQPSETFHKCLAAGLVPFNTDCSFDCDQNAQREMLLSLCLEQRWASFLIKCAKEWGDGSVSYLFPMFLRWGAQRASSLKMVADQLCIPLFDQSGSTIGDKEIKLLRFCSQQLECLSTVVARLPIPSDDLVKQQRALRRVATHLGVLLWFYDVGLLPETHEVNEEPLPITFSLQIPYPYERLAAIYKNKRQQIRENTISPPDRKDELFIDELMTEECQALRSQWEREGGDITTGGYYPPPSLQSLLRSYLFDCYNQNESDEMENKHQITIYLLMDLVKLLQGSCPDVDQLIKYPSAFKMSPSLIKLTQAFWLLDHEDYQGFLDTLTGQLVSDSDVKEWHHKRVIRTLIRNNEYKIALIYLRVRKPPLSAICDQSTSISLSVECGLVQTAFHQRPQSHYRQLLTCFFQACKACGKLNEILQLALDPEEEEAFVKFLEGNKLEETRLLYYLQRCRYTEAGSAYQSSLSKTHLKNIQSASLTMVQAYNATLPDVTKALSLNSVGKFFADDTEPRHLRPMSHKESCSRNHRVFETVLEKVKETYVRRDNCQIPFISAPCTSLRLKSMKTNSSCVLFPTLVPKTMRKRTRDQMIEDEVHPLTAEKSKRRKLSGETDTPSKSSVSILSTGVAFETPLIKRKKPLSDKMECDMETPHSILKIRQLIQSSTSPTILTRDSLNQQQDDLFKQQERKPTRQIRFSIGQSLNDSSHEEAAVESSNIADKDNTSEVSEEVFYSPNTSSKSQSANSSHSIMNIKGPRARPSLRSSGHLSSSESLIESRDPLNKMDFRAIPSNHSLSEQSSLTATPIALPRKSISSVPEHLKLAERYQHLRCSVSPITPHSALNESRYLSSVLSSDSSSLSTPAVTSKHGNSSSRAGIGSGIEKSNICSNTREYKYPMAGRNLVSVEMTKSKTVTRSLLSKTVITKEIDNDDDDRGDQNVVVEVDDFGLDHEPEVCFVVNKLAEEYLPDHQENDQISIERGDSEEYNNAFKADGTVISKTYEQTKQQSNKEKLEDQDMHSSQNSEEPETSEDGIDHPGDLDNDMDDYEPELTALKERAEDEENAECFQSLTNSAASFREPSESEIFINALPVRESGGQDEDRELQGLSKPSLIENSNITEDESSNDITEVSQKVVNKSQSKTNNWEFLASSHTNTKEFSLSMPNKDLNESNFTEDESISSIEHFELIADDSDMEEECNKDLTKKKHLVTTNSERRTQWTKQVADGFVYDSRVQNSRCNTKRFDNSKKSTELENPAILSETDSAMTTVSATDIPSSSGAESTRYSPLSTSYQRDKTSENKGREKSKSPTPVRLTRARRASSVTNEVLASARNNLKPIDVVDSLENSPKLVDVESVNEPESVRARGKRRSASVDKELLSVLEENVEEIQTNKPEIALRRSSRRAASAQREMSTIQEISHDSLKHSTLTSISETDCSNESEPINKKGQRSRKVSHTNQDNDISLITRSKRSVSVAKETAPESQSTSRTTRKRGNSVPKEIFETSRTRRASSLAKDIISEETTKSPAVIKRPKSSLLVQSSEESAVNSPAKNTRSRRVLSQSIPEEKDEEMSYIQTRGRSSSNASDVSTQKKSKERRAASLEPSKSEVKKRTRRTFAKNFVSDEKINEEPVEDSKEDKAETAKRTSRKRTDSATSIPGDSNTEKVRGGRKASRSKSSNSDVFVFSPPDVTSDPPSSQQDVEEVPPYVFSPPHTRSRQPVLSQLRK; encoded by the exons atgaaaGAGCTGGAGCATACGCGTTGTgag GTTCGTAAAATAATAGAAATCCAAGCATCGATATGGGATAGCCTTAACCCGTCAGATGGAGATGAATTTGGACAGTCAGCAGGATCCCCTGCCTCCAGAGGCTCAGATATTCCCCGTGGAGGCTTTTTGGAAGATGCGAATCACGCATGGCTGAGTAATGGTTCACGGCTTGTTGTAATCAACACAAAAACAGGAGAAAACATTTCCTCTTGGACTTTCTGTCAGAAAGTGACGGCTGTCGCACAATTTCCCACGCAGCCTGGGGACGTTTTATTGCTCTTAGTTGGACTGGATAATGGCGCGAATAGAGCTAAAGATTCTGCTGGAATGTTGTGCATTTTTGACTGCTCCACATCAAGAGTTCTCAGATCAATAAGG ATGCCTGCAGGTGTGGAGCAGGTGTGCGTGATGAACGGAGGTGCAGAGTGGGAAGATTTCAATGAGAAAAGAACACATGGGATGTTGAGCAATAGTTCTGGAATCGCGTGTGTCGCTTTGCGCAATCTGTACCATATTGTATTGGATTTGCGTCGTGTATTATGGGACGGAGATGTATCTTACCTGACGACCAATGAACTATCACCAGCTGACATTGAATTATCTGAAGACAGGTATTCATTATCTTCGAGACAACGTTGTGATAGGGGAAAACACAGAGCATACAACCTGCTGAATCCTG GCATTGAAGACTTTATAAGATTCAATCGGGAAGAATTTGAATCATCACCGTTgtatgatgaaaattttacaacgacACTGATCTACGCAAAAAAGATTGGCTGTGTAATATCTGGATGTTTGGGGAGGGTCATAATTTGGCAAAACGATGGTTCGATTGGTTGGATAAGTGCTTCTGCTAAAAATAGTATGGCGATCAGTCATTTGGCTCTGCTTGAGCCAGCTGACGATCCGAGACCATTTTACTACCTGTGGGTTGCGTACCAGGAAGAAACCTTTGAAACAGCTCCTATTCTAAAGATGTACGCACTGCTCATCGAAAGAAGTTATTGTGACAAGGAAACCAATCTGCATTTTAAGATAGAAGGTGAGCCGAGTCTGAAATTTGATCTACAATTAGAACCTGTTGACAGAATAACAAACTTGGTTTCGATAGAAAGAATGAACAATTGTGAGCAAAGTGAACCGAACAATAAGAAAGGAGATGCGAGCTTATTGCTAATTGGATTGAGTGGGAAAGCGTTATTATTTGATTTAAATCAGTGGTACAGAGAACATTTACCACGAAACATTCACAACTGTCAGAACCCAAATACTTTCCTGTGTTATTATCAGATGAAATCAGAGACATTGAATATTGCTGACGATATGGTTTTAAGCTGTGCTTATTCTCCTTTAACGTTAAGAGAGTTTCCTAATAACGGAGGAAATTCTCTGGATGAGCTGTTCTACCCTAAATCTCTGTGTCTTGATTGGGTGGAGCTCACAAATAACCACCTAAGAATTTGGATGACCCGGGGGTTGCAGTGGGAATTACTACGAGACATGGCTATTGCTGGTCCCAGCATTTTGATTCAACCCTCAGAAACATTTCATAAGTGCCTTGCCGCTGGATTAGTCCCATTCAACACCGATTGCTCTTTTGACTGTGATCAAAATGCACAACGAGAAATGCTCCTTTCTCTCTGTCTGGAGCAAAGATGGGCATCATTCTTAATCAAATGTGCCAAAGAATGGGGGGATGGGAGTgtatcatatttatttcctaTGTTTTTGAGGTGGGGAGCTCAGAGGGCTTCTTCCCTAAAAATGGTAGCTGATCAGCTATGTATTCCACTGTTTGACCAATCCGGTTCAACAATCGGAGACAAAGAGATAAAGTTGTTACGGTTTTGTTCACAACAACTTGAATGCTTATCAACAGTAGTTGCCAGATTACCCATCCCATCGGACGATCTTGTGAAGCAACAAAGAGCCTTACGCCGTGTCGCTACTCATCTAGGAGTTCTCCTTTGGTTTTACGATGTCGGTCTACTACCTGAAACACATGAAGTCAATGAGGAACCATTACCAATCACATTCTCGCTGCAAATACCATATCCATACGAGAGATTAGCAGCCATTTATAAAAACAAACGTCAACAAATTAGAGAGAATACTATTAGCCCTCCAGATCGTAAGGACGAATTATTCATTGACGAGTTAATGACAGAAGAGTGTCAGGCATTAAGATCACAGTGGGAACGCGAAGGCGGGGATATTACCACAGGAGGATATTATCCTCCTCCATCTTTACAATCGCTTCTAAGAAGTTACCTCTTCGACTGCTATAATCAGAACGAGTCTGACGAAATGGAGAACAAACATCAAATTACGATTTATTTGCTAATGGATCTGGTTAAACTTTTACAAGGTTCTTGCCCCGATGTTGATCAGTTGATAAAGTATCCATCAGCTTTTAAGATGAGTCCGAGTCTCATAAAATTAACTCAAGCCTTCTGGTTACTTGATCATGAAGATTATCAAGGATTCTTGGACACTCTGACCGGGCAATTGGTATCAGATTCAGATGTTAAAGAGTGGCATCACAAACGTGTAATAAGAACATTGATTCGTAATAATGAGTACAAAATAGCACTGATTTATTTGCGAGTAAGAAAACCGCCTCTGTCAGCAATTTGTGATCAGAGTACCAGCATCAGTCTCTCCGTCGAATGTGGTTTGGTTCAAACAGCTTTTCACCAAAGACCACAGTCACACTATAGACAATTGTTAACTTGCTTTTTTCAAGCATGTAAAGCCTGTGGTAAATTGAATGAGATTCTACAACTTGCTTTGGATCCTGAAGAGGAAGAAGCCTTTGTGAAATTCCTTGAGGGAAATAAGTTGGAAGAAACTCGTTTGTTGTACTATTTACAAAGGTGTCGTTACACCGAAGCAGGAAGTGCTTATCAGTCTAGTCTCTCTAAGactcatttaaaaaatattcagtcgGCTTCTTTAACAATGGTTCAAGCTTATAATGCTACACTACCCGATGTAACAAAAGCTCTGTCATTAAATtctgttggaaaatttttcgctgATGACACAGAACCTAGACATTTAAGGCCAATGTCGCACAAAGAGAGCTGTAGTAGGAATCACAGAGTTTTTGAAACTGTTCTTGAAAAGGTCAAGGAGACATATGTCCGGAGAGACAATTGTCAAATTCCATTTATAAGTGCACCATGTACTTCTCTGAGATTAAAGAGCATGAAGACAAACTCCAGCTGTGTTCTGTTTCCTACACTAGTACCAAAAACAATGAGGAAAAGAACTCGGGATCAAATGATAGAGGATGAAGTACATCCGCTTACTGCTGAGAAGAGTAAACGAAGGAAATTATCAGGGGAAACGGATACACCTTCTAAATCTAGTGTGAGTATTCTAAGCACGGGCGTTGCATTTGAAACACCCTtaattaaaagaaagaaacccTTGTCTGATAAGATGGAATGTGATATGGAGACACCGCATTCCATATTAAAAATTCGGCAACTGATACAAAGCTCTACGTCGCCAACGATCTTAACTCGAGATTCACTCAACCAGCAGCAAGatgatttattcaaacaaCAAGAACGAAAACCTACCAGGCAAATTCGTTTTAGTATTGGACAATCGCTCAATGATTCTAGTCATGAGGAGGCAGCAGTTGAGTCATCGAATATCGCTGATAAAGATAACACATCGGAAGTAAGTGAGGAAGTATTTTACAGTCCAAATACCAGTAGCAAATCTCAAAGTGCCAATAGCAGTCACAgtataatgaatataaaagGTCCTCGTGCTCGACCTAGTCTCAGGAGCAGTGGTCATTTATCTTCAAGTGAATCACTGATCGAGTCCAGAGATCCTTTAAATAAAATGGACTTTAGGGCTATACCGTCCAACCACTCACTCAGTGAACAATCGTCACTGACTGCCACTCCAATTGCTCTGCCTCGAAAATCTATATCATCAGTACCGGAACACCTAAAACTTGCGGAACGCTACCAGCATCTCCGTTGCTCTGTGTCTCCAATCACACCACATTCCGCGTTAAACGAGTCAAGATATTTATCCAGCGTATTGTCATCAGACAGCAGCTCTCTTTCAACACCTGCAGTTACTTCCAAGCATGGTAATTCCAGTTCGCGCGCAGGAATTGGAAGTGGGATAGAGAAATCAAATATTTGTAGTAATACAAGAGAATACAAGTATCCGATGGCTGGAAGAAATCTGGTGTCTGTGGAAATGACTAAATCTAAAACTGTAACTCGTTCTCTCTTATCGAAAACTGTTATCAcaaaagaaattgataatgatgatgatgatagaGGAGATCAGAACGTTGTAGTGGAAGTTGATGACTTTGGACTAGATCACGAGCCTGAAGTATGCTTTGTAGTTAATAAACTGGCCGAGGAGTATTTGCCTGACCATCAAGAGAATGATCAGATATCAATCGAGAGAGGTGATTCAGAGGAATACAACAATGCGTTTAAGGCTGATGGTACtgtaatttcaaaaacttacgaacaaacgaaacaacaaagtaaTAAGGAAAAACTAGAAGATCAGGACATGCATTCTTCTCAAAATAGCGAGGAACCTGAAACCAGCGAGGATGGTATTGACCATCCGGGAGACCTGGATAATGATATGGATGATTATGAACCAGAATTAACTGCTTTGAAAGAAAGAGCAGAAGACGAAGAGAATGCAGAATGCTTCCAAAGTTTAACAAATTCTGCTGCGAGTTTCAGAGAACCATCTGAgagtgaaatatttataaatgctCTTCCAGTACGCGAATCAGGAGGTCAAGATGAAGACAGAGAGTTACAGGGATTATCAAAACCCtcattaattgaaaattccaACATTACTGAGGATGAATCATCTAACGATATAACTGAAGTAAGCCaaaaagttgtaaataaatcacagtcaaaaacaaataattggGAATTTTTGGCTAGCTCTCATACAAACACtaaagaattttcattatctaTGCCAAACAAAGATCTGAACGAGTCTAACTTTACTGAGGATGAATCTATCAGTAGCATTGAACACTTTGAATTGATCGCTGATGATTCGGATATGGAAGAAGAATGCAACAAAGATTTGACAAAGAAGAAACATCTTGTGACGACGAATAGTGAAAGAAGAACTCAATGGACAAAACAAGTTGCCGATGGTTTTGTATATGACTCGCGTGTTCAAAATTCACGATGTAACACAAAAAGGTTTGACAACAGTAAAAAATCCACAGAACTTGAAAACCCAGCCATTCTTAGTGAAACCGATAGTGCGATGACAACAGTCTCTGCAACTGATATACCGTCATCGTCAGGTGCGGAGAGTACAAGATATTCTCCGCTCAGCACATCCTACCAAAGAGATAAGACTTCTGAAAATAAAGgtagagaaaaatcgaaaagtcCAACACCTGTGCGGTTGACCAGGGCTCGCAGAGCATCGTCAGTAACAAATGAGGTGTTGGCGTCAGCTAGAAACAATTTAAAACCTATTGATGTGGTAGATTCTTTGGAGAACTCTCCCAAATTAGTTGATGTTGAATCTGTAAATGAACCTGAGTCCGTAAGGGCAAGAGGTAAAAGAAGATCAGCTTCGGTAGACAAAGAATTACTCTCAGTGCTAGAGGAGAATGTGGAAGAAATTCAAACCAATAAGCCTGAGATAGCATTGCGGAGAAGTTCTAGACGCGCTGCATCAGCACAAAGAGAAATGTCAACCATCCAAGAAATTTCTCATGATAGTCTTAAACATTCTACCCTTACTTCGATATCTGAGACAGATTGCAGTAATGAATCTGAACCAATTAACAAGAAAGGTCAAAGGTCGCGTAAGGTGAGCCATACTAATCAGGACAATGACATTAGTTTAATCACCAGAAGCAAAAGAAGCGTGTCAGTGGCTAAGGAAACAGCACCAGAAAGTCAAAGTACAAGTAGAACAACAAGGAAACGTGGTAATTCTGTACCTAAGGAAATATTCGAAACATCAAGAACCAGACGAGCTTCATCTCTGGCTAAAGATATAATCAGCGAAGAAACGACTAAGTCACCTGCTGTAATTAAACGGCCAAAATCATCACTGCTAGTTCAAAGTAGTGAAGAGTCAGCTGTTAATAGTCCAGCAAAAAATACTAGAAGTCGACGTGTACTTTCCCAATCCATTCCAGAAGAGAAAGACGAGGAAATGTCATATATTCAAACTAGAGGGAGATCGTCATCAAATGCTTCAGACGTTTCAACACAGAAGAAATCAAAAGAGAGGAGAGCTGCTAGCTTAGAACCTTCTAAGtcagaagtgaaaaaaaggaCTCGACGTACCTTTGCCAagaattttgtttcagatgaaaaaataaacgaggAACCCGTTGAAGATAGTAAAGAGGATAAGGCTGAAACAGCTAAAAGAACTAGCCGGAAAAGGACAGATTCGGCAACAAGCATTCCTGGTGACAGCAACACGGAAAAGGTGAGAGGTGGAAGAAAAGCTTCTCGATCCAAAAGTAGCAATAGTGATGTTTTCGTCTTTTCTCCACCTGATGTTACATCTGATCCGCCAAGTAGTCAGCAAG ATGTTGAAGAAGTTCCACCATACGTTTTTTCACCCCCGCATACAAGATCAAGACAACCAGTACTCAGCCAGCTCC gaaaatga